From the genome of Gemmatimonadota bacterium:
GGGTGGGTCAATGCATCGCAGACTGGCGACGCGCTCCGTTTCGGCTACATCGAGATGTGGGGCCGGTCGCACGAACTGGGATTCCATGAGGCGCCGTGGGGCTTCCCGCACACGCCGGCGCGCGGGCTCGAGTTGGTGAATCTCTACCTGCTCCGGTTGCAGAGTTACTTCCTCGAGACGCCGGTGCCGTCGCTGCTCTTCGCGACGGGTGCCCTGGCACTGGTGCGCCGCGTGCAGGCCTTCGATCGCTGGGCGCTCGTCGCCTGCGGCGGCGTCCTGCTGTCCTACTGGGCGTACTGGCATGACGGCTTCTATCTCGGCCCCCGCTTCATGCTGCCGCTGACTCCGTGGCTGGCGTTGTGGACCGCGCGTTTCCCCGCGGAACTCGCCGAGCGCACGCCGTCGCTGCCATTGCGCCGCGCGGTGCTGGTGGCGGGGCTCGCCGCGCTGGTGATCGGTGGCACGCAACTCGTGCCGCTGCGGGCCGTGCAGTATCGCAACGGGATGCTCTCGATGCGCCTCGATGTCGACGCCGCGGCACGCGCCCAGGGTGTCTCCGGCGCGCTGGTGCTCGTGCGCGAGAGCTGGGGGGCGCAGGTCATCGCCCGGATGTGGGGGCTGGGCGTCTCGCGCGTCGAGGCCGAACAGCTCTATCGCAGCGTCGACCTCTGTCGACTCGATGAGGCGGTGGCCTCGGTCGAGCAGCGCGGTGGCGGCGCTCAGGCGCTCGCGTCGGCCGTCGCGCGGGACCGCGCCGACTCGGCCCAATTGATTCCGCTGCGCGTCTCGGTCGACACCACGGGGCGGGTGATGCCGGGCTCGACGCTGACTCCGCGATGCACCCGACGGGTGCTCGAGGATCGGGCCGGTTACACCCTCTTCCCGCCGCTGCTGCTGGCGCGCGGGGACAACCGCTACATCCGGGACCTGCATGCCCGCGACACGCTGCTGCTGAACGCCGATCCATCGCGCCCCGTCTGGCTGGTTACCCGCGCGACGGACGTCGGCAGTCCGCTCCGGTTCGAACGGGTGAATCTCGATTCCGCGCGCGCTGAGTGGAAGGCACCATGACCGCCGACCGCATGGCGTTGGTGATTCCGGCATGGAACGAGGCGCGACGGTTGCAGGACGCCGCGTTTCTCGCCTTCGTCGAGTCGCAGGACGTGGTGGACCTGCACTTCGTGGACGATGGCAGTCAGGACGCGACGCCGGCGCGCCTCGCAGCCCTCGCGACCGCGGCACCCGGGCGGATCACCGTGCAGCGGCTGCAGCCCAATCGGGGGAAGGCGGAGGCGGTGCGCGCCGGATTGCTGGCGGCACTGGCCGAAGGCTACCCCTTTGTCGGCTATCTCGATGCCGATCTCGCCGCCCCACTCGAGACCGCGCTCCTGCTGCGCGACGAGCTTGTGCGCCGACCGACCGTGGCGATGGTCCTCGGCTCGCGCGTCAAGCTGCTCGGATGGCACATTCATCGGTCGGAGCGTCGCCACTACCTCGGCCGAATCTTCGCCACCTGCGCGTCGATCACCCTGGCACTGCCGGTCTATGACACGCAGTGTGGGGCGAAGGCGATGCGTGGCGGTCCCGCATTGGACGCCCTGTTGCAGGCGCCGTTCCTCTCGCGCTGGCTCTTCGATGTGGAGTTGATTGCCCGGCTGCGTGACGCGGTGGGCGAGTCGGCGCTGCGCGAGTTGCCGCTGCCGCGATGGGAGGATCCGGGCGGATCCAGCGTGGGACTCAAGGATTTCGTGCGGGCACCGCTGGAGTTGTGGCGGATCTGGCGCCGTTATCCGCCGCGCGGTGGCGTGGCCGGCGCCTGATCCGGCGGTGCCTCGGCGCGCTGCAGCGCCAGCACGCGGGTGAGCTCACCAAGATCGCGCTGGAGTCGACGGAGCGCCGCGGCAGTGGTGGCGAAGTGGAAGAGGCAGAAGACGATGAAGAAGTAGAACATCAGGTCGGCGCCGCGCCCGATGCCGAGCGCCGCCGCCGCACGGTTCGTCAACTCCGGGTTGAGGACCAGCCCGATGCCCAGCGCAGCGAGGCCGAGATACATCAGTCGATCGGCCGAGGCGCTGCGCATCCGCACGACGTAGACGATGAAGAGACCGATGAGACCGAGGAGGACGAGCTGCGAGGTGGTCATGACGGTCACCGTGCTCGGGTAAGGAAGAGATCCCAGAGAATCGTCACCGCATCGATCATCCGCTGGCCCTTGGCCACGGAATATTCGCTGTAGCGAATCGCGACGGAGACCTCGCGGACGCGGAGGCCGCGCCGGGCGAGTTGCGACAGGATCTCCGAGGCGTGAGCCATCCGATCCTGCGTCAGCGTCAAGCGGGCAAGGGCATCGAGCGTGAAGCCCCGGAGTCCGTTGTGCGTGTCGGTGATGGGGAGGCCGGTCGTCAGTCGGGCCAGTCGCGTGGCGAGCCGGAGGAGGTGCCGCCGCAGCGGTGGCACATCGGCGGTCGCGACCGGATCGAGGAAGCGCGAGCCGAGCGTCGCGTCGGCCTCACCGCGCTGGAGCGGGCCGAGCAGCGCGGCGACCGCCTCCGGGGCGTGCTGCCCGTCGGCATCGAAGGTGACCACGGCCCGGGTGGTGGCGTCCGCCAAGGCGAACGCAAAGCCGGTCCGCAGTGCCGCACCTTGCCCCAGGTTCACGGCATGACGCACCACCGTCGCCCCAGCCTCGCGCGCCACGGCGGCAGTGCCATCGGTCGAGCCGTCGTCCACGACCACGACCCGCCAGCCGTGATCGCGGAGCCCGTGCACCACGGCCCCGATGGCGGTGGCCTCCCGGTAGGCGGCGATCACCACCCAACAGCCGTCCCGGATGGCATCATCTTCGCGCTGTTGCGGCACGTGCACTCGCCTCCGGCGATTCAAGTCTCTCCCCCTCTCCTGCGAGTCTGATGCCACCGACCTCCCTGCTGCTCGCCATGATCGTTGGCCTGACGCTGGTGCTGGTCGGACGCCGTGCCAAGGCATCCCTGCCGGCCGCACCGGCGTGGCTGGCGGGGCCGCTCTTCCCCCTGCTGGCGGGGGTGGCCACCGCGGGGCTGACGGCGTGGATCTGGGGGGGATTCCGCCCCGAAGCCGCCTGGCATGACGAGGCGGCGTACCGGCTCCAGGCGGAGTTGCTGGCACGCTTCCACTTTGCCCGCGAGGGGGTCGTCGTGCCGGCGGCGTTCACGCAGGCCGCCGTGCTCGTCACCCCGGTCGTCACCCCGAAGATGCTGCCAGGGCATGCCCTGATGCTGGTGCCTGGCATCTGGCTGGGCCTCCCCGGGCTGATGCCGATCCTCCTGGCCGGCGCCACGGCGGCGATGCTCGTGGTCCTCGCCCGGCGGCTCGGTGGCCCGGGCCTCGCCCTGCTCACGGTGACGCTCTGGACCACGCAGGCGGGGCAGCAGCGATGGCGCGCCTCGTACATGTCGGAGTCGACCACCGCGCTCTGCTGGCTGGTGGGTTGGTGGTGCCTGCTCGAGTGGCGACAGTCGCGACAGACGCGGTGGCTGCTCGGCCTCGCCGCCGTCGCCGGACTCGGCGCGGTGACCCGGCCATTGACGATGCTGGTCTTCATTCTCCCTGTCGGCGTGGTCGTCCTCCGCGACACGCTGCGGTCGGGACGCTGGCGTCCACTGCTCGGCGCGATGGCGCTCGGCATGCTTTGCCTCGCGATCGCCCCGCTGCAGAATCAGGCGACCCTCGGCTCGTGGCGTCGCAGCCCGCTGGCACTCTACACCGCGCAGTACATGCCGTTTGATCGCCTCGGCTTCGGCCTCGATGCCACCCCGCCATCACTCGGGCTCACGCCGGACCTTGATCGGGCGATGGTCGAGCTGCGGACGCGACACCGCGAGCATCAACCGCAGCAGTTGCCGCAGATACTCTGGAAGCGATTGAGCATCCTTGCCACTTCGACGTTCTTCGGCTGGCGCATCGTGCTCGTCCCGTTCGCCATCGTCGGGCTGATGCTCCTGCCGGCCGTCGGCTGGTTCGCCTTCGGCACCGGTGTGTTGCTGGTGCTGGCCTACCTGAGCTATGCGCATGAAGCCAGTTGGACGGCCTACTACGTCGAGGCGATGCCAGCGATGGCGTTCGTGGTGGCGCTCGGGGTCGCCGAGGTGTTGCGGCGGATGACGCGCGCGCCGGCGGTGCATCCGGCCGTCGCGGCCGCGGGGGCGCTGGTGCTGCTCATCGCCGGGAGCGACGACGTCCGTTGGGCTCGGCAGTTCAGCGCCCATCGCCAGGCGCCCGTTCGCCGCTTTCAGCAGGCCGTGGCGAGTGCGGGGGCGACCGGCGGGCTCATCTTCGTGAGCTACCGCGACGGCGATGATCCGCACCTGAGCCTGGTGCGCAACGTGGCAGACCCCAAGACCGCCGAGGTGATCACCGTGCATGCGCTCGACGAGACGACCAACCGCACGGTGATGCGGAGCATGCCCACGCGCACGACCTGGCGCTACACCGTGGCGACCGGCGAGCTGCAGCGGTGGACCCCATGATCCCGGACGGCGTCGATTCTCTTGAACGGATCGTCCCGGCGCAGCTGGCCAGCGACGATGTCACGGGGCGCGCGACCTTGGCGCTGCACCTCGAGCGCTATGCCTGGGCAGTGCAGCAGGTGCCCCACGGCTTGACGCTCGATCTCGCGTGCGGAGTCGGCTATGGCAGCGTGATGTTGGCGACTCGCGATGCAGACTCGTTCGTCATCGCCGCCGACATCGCCGCGTCGGCGCTGGAAGAGGCGCGCCGCAGCTATCGGCACGCGCGCGTAGCGCATGTGCGGGGCGACGGGGCCGGCTGGTGCCGCCCCGGCCGGTTTGCGGCCATCGTCTCGCTGGAAACCGTCGAGCATGTCGACGATCCGCACGGTCTGCTGCGTGACTTCGCCAGACTGCTCCGCGAGGATGGCGTGCTGGTCACCTCGGTGCCAGTGACGCCATCCGTCGATGCCAATCCGCATCACCGCACCGATTTCACCGAGGCCTCGTTGCTCGCCCTCGGACGTGCGGTCGGTCTCGAACCGGTGGCGATGCTCCGTCAGGTCCAGCCGTATTCGCCGATCGCGGTGGTGTCGCGCACGGAGCGCCGCACGCGCGACCTGCGACCCAGCCTGCTGCAGTACTATCTCCACCATCCGACGGCGGCGTGGCGCCGCCTGTGGGCCACCCTGCGCCACGGCTTCACCAACCACTACCTCACGGTGGCGTGGACGAAGCGGGGCCCGCACTCGCCCTGATCCAGCCGGACAGCAGGCGCGAGCGGAAATCGCTGCTGGCACGCTGCGCAAACGGCGCCGTCCGCCGGTCCCACGCGACGACCTCCGCGCGGTCACCGAGTCGCAGTGCCGCGATCACGGCGCCGTCGTGCAGTTCATCGCCGCCGATCCACTCCAGCGTGTGAACGTTCGGCGCAATCAGGCGTCCCGCGGCGCGCAGCGCCCCGACGTCATCCCAACCCTGCACGGCCCGACGGAACGCCAGCACCGCGAGCACTTCCGACGGCGCCTCATGGCGCACCGCGAATCCCATCGCCTCGGCGGCGAGGGTCGTGTCGACCCATCCGGCGGTGCCGCCCTCGCGCGTCTGCACGACGCGCTGAAACTGCGCCAGCCATGGCCGCCAGTCCGCCGGTGGCATGTCGTGCGCCAGCACCGCCTCCCAACCGAGCGCGTCATAGCGGAGATCGTGCAGGAACCCCGGCGCATCGGCAGGAGGTGGGGCGTTCCGTCGTTGCCAGGTGCGGCGCCACTGGGCCGACTCGCGCCGCATCCCCAGCATGGTGAGCACCTCCGCCTCGCGCGGGGCGATGGCGGTGCGCGTCAGCGCATGGGTGGCGTTGAGCCAGTCATCGCCGAGCGCCATCATCCCGACCGCCGCGCGTCGCTCGAAGCGGCGACGCTCGGCCTGCAAGTCGAGCGTGGGGTAGTAGTCGGAGTTCGGCTGCCCGACGAGCGCCACCGCCGGGGCAAGCAGTCGCCGGTCGGCGAGCAGGGTGGCATCGAGCACGCCCGGGTCAAGCGGGACGTAGTGACAGAGGTCGCGTCCCAAGGCCGGCAGTGCGAGCACCGAGGTCCAGTCTGGTGCCGGGAGCGGCCCCTCTGCCGAGGCGACCAGCACGAGGTCACCGGCGCCGACCTGATGCACGCGGTAGTCGGGAAAGACCTCGTGCACGGCGGCGAGGACGGAGAGGACCAGGTCGTCGTCGAGCTCGTACGTCTGCAGCCATTGGGCGAAGACGCCGTTCGGTGCCAGCTGACCGCGAATGCGGCGGTAGAACTCCACGGTGAACAATCCCGAGACGCCGCTCACCCACGGGTTCGACGGCTCCGAGACGATCAGGTCCCATTTCCGGTTGGACGACGCGAAGTAGGCCTTGGCGTCTTCCAGGACGATGGTGGAGCGCGCGGCGTCGAACGTCCGGCGATTGGCCGGGCGGAAGAACTGCGCGGCCTCGAGCATCTTCGGTTCGATCTCGACCGTCACGACCTCCGTGAGGGCTGGTGCCGCCAGCAGTATGTGCGAGGTCACCCCGGAGCCGAGGCCGATCACGGCGGCGCGGCCACCCTGCGGGTGGTAGGCCAGCGGGATCATCCCGAGCAGGAGTTGGGTGACCTGGTCGCCCTCGATCCGGCGACGCACCGTGGAGTCGGTGCACGCCTCACGCGCAAAGGCGGAGAGCGACGCATCGGCCTTCCCGTTCGTGGCGAGCACGCGGAAGCCGTCGGGACTCTCGCTGAGCGACACGGTCGCCGTGCGTCCATCGGCGTAGAACGGCAAGGTCACCGAGCGCGCCACCGCGAGCGACGACCCGCGGAAGACTCCGGAGACCAGCACCGTGCGGTCGAGCGGCGTCACCACGCCAACCACCACCACGGCTACCAGGGCGAGCGCACCGCCACGCAGCGCGCGCGTCCCCGCGGGGGAGGCGCGCAGCAGTGCCATGCCGACCCCGATGTCCAGCATCCCGGCCACGACGGCGAGGCCCTTGAGCCCCAGCAACGGCAGCAGGAGCAGGCTCGCCGCGATCACCCCGACGATCGAGCCGAGGGTGTTGACCGCGTACACCCGACCGATCGCCGCCTCACCCTCGCCACGCGCGATCAACGCGCGCGTCAGCAACGGTAGTGTCATGCCGGCGCAGAATGTGGCCGGCAGCATGATCACGAGGCAGAGCAGATAGCGGACGAACGAGAAGGCGACGTACCCGGCGGCACTCCGGCTCACGGTGGTCAGCAGCAGCGCCATCGCGGGGAAGGAGGCGGCGTAGAGCGGTAGCGTCGCCACGGCGAGCACGCCCATCACGATCTGGATGGTGCCGAGCTGCACGAAGGGATCGGCGCTGCCATCGCTGCGTCGCCGGATCCAGAAGGCGCCGAGCGCGAGGCCGAGGATGAAGGCGGAGAGCATCAACTCGAACGAGTGCGTGGCGCTGCCGAGGACGAGCGACAGCATCCGGATCCAGTCGATCTCGTAGCAGAAGGAGGCGAATGCGGTCAGCCCCGCCGCCCAGAGCAACAACCGTCGTTGCGATGCCGATGCACCCGCAGCGATCGGCGCGGGCGCCTCGGCGCCGTCGGCCGCATCGACGGCACGCCGCGCCAGGATGAAGGCGACCAGTGCCACCACGAGGTTCGCGGTCGCGGCCGCCGCGAGCACGCCCGGGAGCCCGGTCCGCTCGACCAGCACGAAGCCCGCGATCAGCACGCCGATGGCGGCACCGAGCGAGTTCGTGAAGTAGAGCCACCCGAGGACGCGACCGGGGGCGGCCGGTGCCAGCCGCAGCACCGCGGCGCTCATCAAGGGGAAGGTCGTGCCGAGCAGGATCGATTGCGGCAGGATCAGCAGCGCCGCGATGCTCCAGGTGGCCGCGGTGCGCATCGGTCCGCTGGCGAGCGCCGGGAGCAGTTCCTGGTACGCGGCCCCGGTGACGGCATTGAACAGATCATGAAAGCCGAGGCCAATCAGTCCCGCGATCGCTTCCATCGCGGCGTATGCCATCAAGGGTCGTGCGATCGTCCGCGCCCGGCGTGAAATCAGTGCGGCGCCGAGAGACATCCCGCCGAGGAAGATCGCCAGCACCAGGACCTGCGCGTACGCCGCGTGCCCCACGAAAAGTCCGAGGTAGCGACTCCACACCGATTCATAACAGAGCCCGGCGGCTCCGCTCAGCAGGAAGAGGCCGTACAGGAGCGGGACGGTACGCGTCGGCCGGTCGGCTGTCATCGCGGCGCGAGCGGGGGCAGCGGCGGCTGCAGTTGCCAGACGCCGGGCTCGGAGGACTCGTTGGTCATCAACCCACCGGCGTTCGGCGGCGCGAAACGGGTGTGCCGGCGCGGCTGTTCACGTCGCACCTCCTCGAGCCAGCGACGCCAGGTGAGGAAGACGCGCACCGCGTAACCACTGCGCACGCCCTGCAGCGCCTCGGCATAGGCCAGGTCGTACTGCCCCTCCCAGGTGAGGCAGCTCAGGTACTCCGATCGACCCGGCGCGAATTCCTTCAAGCGCAGCGCGTGCTGGAAATGCGGAATCGCGAGGTCACAGTGGTTGCTGCCCTGGTAGCCCTCGGCCAGCCCGAAGAGCACGGCGGCGCTCGGGTAGATCGCCATGGCGCGCTCGGTGAAGCGCAGTCCCATCGGCCGCACTTCGCGGCGCTGCATCATCGAGCCGAGTGCCACCCAGGCGCGATAGCTGTCGGGCGCGTCGATCACGGTCTGCGTCCAGAGCCCCAGTTGTGTGCGCCAGACGTGATAGCGCGACCAGCTCCTCGACGCCCCGAGCACCACCGCGACCGCGAGCAGCCCGTAGACCAGACGCGTCACCGCCGGGCGGACCGAGGCGGCGTTGTCCCGCATCACGCCGGCAATCAACCCGGCCACCACCAGCATCGCACCGATGCTCGCGAGGAAGAGCGTGCGCTCGGCCAGCACGATCCCGCTCGGGACCAGGACGTTGTGCACCGGTGCGATGCCGATCGCGATCCACGCCAGCCCGAAGGGCACCACCGGCGCGCTCTTCCGGAGACGAAAGGCCAGCACCAGGACGAGCAGGAGGATCAGGGCGCCGAGGGACTGCGCGCTGCCCCAGCTGGTCGTGCCGACGATTTCGCCCGGCGAATAGTCGGCCTGGAGCGACGCGGGCCACAGCAGCAGGCGGAGGTACTCCGGCACCACGCCGAGCATGGTGAGCGCGCGGCCACCGAGTCCGAGTCCTTCGAGGCCCTCGGCGGTGAAGGTGCCACGCACCTCGCCCTTGAGGACCACGTCCCGGATCCAGACCACCACCATCACGGTGGCGACCTGCAGCAACACCGTTGGCCGGAACTGGGCGAGGCGCTCACGCCACGGCTGCCCGGAGAGGAGGCAGAGCTCGGTCGCGGCAAGCAGGGCGGGGAGGACCACCCCACTCTCCTTATAGAGAGTGCCGACGAAAATGACGGCGGCGAGGATGATCCGGTCGCGCCAGGTGGCATCGCGCGTTCGCCGGAAGCGGAGATACCAGACCACCACGAGGGCGTAGCCGCCCCCGATCAGCAACTCGGCCTGATTGATCGCCACCGCCACCGCCTCGACATGGACGGGGTGGACGGCGAAGGCGAGCCCGACCAGCGCGGCCCACCAGAGCGGGAGCAGCTCGAGCGCGAGGATGAAGACCGCCAGGGAGGCGGCCGCCACCAGCATCAGCGAGATGATCCGGAAGGAGAGGATCGATCCACCCCCGAGCGCCCAGTCGACGGCGAGGGTGAGCGTGGTCATCGGGCGGTGGTGCCCCGCGGCGCCTGCGGTCGGCCAGAACGGAGTGGTCAGAATCTCGCGGATATTGCCAAGATCGTGGATCCGTGCGTCTTCCCGGACCAGCGGCACATCGTCCTGGGTCCATTCGTTCTTCAGCACGGGCGACGCCGTGCCCGCGGCAACCACGACGATCAGCGCCCCGATCCACAATTGCAGGCGGTGCAGGGTCAAGCAGGGCTCCGGGCGGAAGTCGATGGGGCGAATGCGGCGACCAGGTCTCTGCACGGGAGTTGCAAGTTATCCGCCACCGATGCGACGGCCACGCGTCGGGGCGACGATTCCTGCACCCGCGGGGCAGGTCGGGGGCGAGGGGGATGCAAAGTGCGGGGGATTCGAGGAGAGGGTCACCAGGGGTGGTCACCCCCGGCACGGTGTAAAGCATTGTTGGTACGAGAGTTATGCTGAATGCCGTGAAATTGGCATTGCTTGTGCTCATTTGCAGGGCAGCGCCGGAATGGGCGCTTGGGAAACGCCCAAACATTGAGTCCCAATTCACGCCCAAGGAGAACCACACCATGCTGTCCACCAACAAGAAGGGCTTCACCCTGATCGAGCTGCTCATCGTGGTCGTGATCATCGGCATTCTTGCCGCCATCGCGATCCCGAAGTTCGCGGCGACCAAGGACAAGGCGAAGTTGGCGTCGGTCAAGACCGACCTCCGCAACATCATGACGGCCGAAGAGGCGTACTTCTCTGACGCGTCGGCTGGCTACACGTCGACCCTGGCGACCACCATCTTCGCCCCGTCGGCCGGCAACACCTTCACGGTCACCGGTTCGGCGAGCAGCTACACCGCGACCGTCACCAACGCGTCGATCACGGTCAACCCGAAGTCCTGCACCGTCACGGTTGGCGGCTCTGCGGCGACCGACGGCCAGATCAGCTGCTAAGGATCGGACACACTTCACCTCTACCACGGTGATCTCGTGACACTTCGGCTCCGCACACGCGGTGGCCAGCCAGCCGAGGGGCAGTTGCTTCTCGGCTGGCGTCGTCAGCGCGACGGCTTCACGCTCATCGAGTTGCTGATCGTGGTGGTGATCATCGGCCTCCTGGCCGCGATTGCCATCCCGAAGTTCGCGGCGACGAAGGAGCGGGCGTACGTGGCGAAGATGCGCTCCGACTTGCGCAACCTCGCGACGTCGCAGGAAGCCTATTTCGCGGACTTCCGCGCCTACTACGGTGGGTCCGTGCCATCGAGTCAGTTGGTCTACAATCCATCACCCGGCGTCTCCGTGTCGCTGGTGGTGGGGACGACCGGTTGGGGAGCCACCTCGACCGTCGTCGGGACCGCCAAGACCTGCGCCCTGTATTTCGGCGATGGTGGGCCGCTTGGCCCTGCGACCGTCGAAGGGCTGGTCGCCTGCGATTCATAGGCTGATCGACCGCTCCGTCAGAACGCGCTCCCGAGGTTGGGGGCGCGTTTTATTTCTCCCCTGATGTCGCCCACGCCGCGCGATCCTCCGGTTGTCTCTCACCGGAATCCGTCATGCGCCGTGGTGCCTCCCTGCTCGAACTGTTGGTCGCGCTCCTCCTCCTTGAGATCGTTGGCCTCGGCGCCCTCAGTGCGGCGCTCACGGCCGATCGCATCGGTCGTCGCCTCGGCCTGGCGACACAGACGGACGCCGAGCGATGGACCCGGCTCCGCGCCCGCGAAGTCGACCCCGCCTGCGACGATTCGTTGCCGCCGCGGCTCGGCTCGGTGGATTGGCCTGCGGCGACCGATCGGCCGGCGGCCACGGTCCTCATCCGGTGCGGCCAGTGACGCGCCGGGGCGTGACGCTGATCGAGCTGCTGCTGGTGCTCTGCCTGCTTGGGATCGTCGGGGTGACGGTGACCGCGATGGTGCTCGGGGCCAGTCGGGTCGCGGCGCGGGCCACGGCCCATCTGGCCGCCGAGCGAACCGCGGTCGTGTCTGCGAGTTTCCTTCGCCATACACTCGCCGATGGGGTCTGGCGCGACGTGACCGTCGCGGTGGATTCGATCGGCCTCGGGCGGCCGGTGGGGGAGGCCGCACTTTGCGCCGCGAGCGGGGCGCAGCTTTGGCTGCGGCGAAGCAGCTGGTCGGGGGATCGGGCGCCCGATCCAACTCGCGACCAGCTCCGTAGCTGGCCCGACAGTGGGACCGCGGCAGTCGACGAAGCCATCATGGGCGTGACCGGTGACCTCTGCCCCGACGGCGCCCCAGCGTGGCGGCTCCTGCGGGGTACGGGCGCCGCGGTGGGGTGGTGGGTGCGAGTCGTCGAGCCGACCACCGTGCGCCGATATCGGGTGGGGAGTAGCGAGTGGCTTGGGCTCAGCGATGGCGGCGCCCCGGTCCAGCCGTTCGCCGGCCCATTGGTCGCGGGTGCGTCGCGCTTTGCGCGGATCGGCGGCGCGCTGCAGGTCGATCTCGTCACGGTGGCCGGGTCGAGCGGCCTCAGTCTCCCCTTGGGGTCGAGGCCATGAGCGGAGGGGAGAGGCGTCGCGGCGCGGCGCTGTTGCTCGCGCTCATGGTGGTGATCCTGCTCGGCGGGCTGGCCGCGCTGACGCTGAGCGCCGCGTTGAGTCGGGTCCGCCTGGTCGCGGCCGCGCGCGACGCGGTGGAGGGACACGCGGTCGCTCGCCACGCGCTGGCGGAGGCGCGCGTCAACGGGGATGCCGCACTGCGCGGGCTCGCCGACGGCGACTCGATGGTGCTGGCCGCGGCCACCCCGC
Proteins encoded in this window:
- a CDS encoding glycosyltransferase, whose protein sequence is MALVIPAWNEARRLQDAAFLAFVESQDVVDLHFVDDGSQDATPARLAALATAAPGRITVQRLQPNRGKAEAVRAGLLAALAEGYPFVGYLDADLAAPLETALLLRDELVRRPTVAMVLGSRVKLLGWHIHRSERRHYLGRIFATCASITLALPVYDTQCGAKAMRGGPALDALLQAPFLSRWLFDVELIARLRDAVGESALRELPLPRWEDPGGSSVGLKDFVRAPLELWRIWRRYPPRGGVAGA
- a CDS encoding DUF2304 domain-containing protein, translated to MTTSQLVLLGLIGLFIVYVVRMRSASADRLMYLGLAALGIGLVLNPELTNRAAAALGIGRGADLMFYFFIVFCLFHFATTAAALRRLQRDLGELTRVLALQRAEAPPDQAPATPPRGG
- a CDS encoding glycosyltransferase family 2 protein gives rise to the protein MPWHGVRPAPASGQRSWRAAGRSVASDSQERGRDLNRRRRVHVPQQREDDAIRDGCWVVIAAYREATAIGAVVHGLRDHGWRVVVVDDGSTDGTAAVAREAGATVVRHAVNLGQGAALRTGFAFALADATTRAVVTFDADGQHAPEAVAALLGPLQRGEADATLGSRFLDPVATADVPPLRRHLLRLATRLARLTTGLPITDTHNGLRGFTLDALARLTLTQDRMAHASEILSQLARRGLRVREVSVAIRYSEYSVAKGQRMIDAVTILWDLFLTRAR
- a CDS encoding glycosyltransferase family 39 protein, translating into MIVGLTLVLVGRRAKASLPAAPAWLAGPLFPLLAGVATAGLTAWIWGGFRPEAAWHDEAAYRLQAELLARFHFAREGVVVPAAFTQAAVLVTPVVTPKMLPGHALMLVPGIWLGLPGLMPILLAGATAAMLVVLARRLGGPGLALLTVTLWTTQAGQQRWRASYMSESTTALCWLVGWWCLLEWRQSRQTRWLLGLAAVAGLGAVTRPLTMLVFILPVGVVVLRDTLRSGRWRPLLGAMALGMLCLAIAPLQNQATLGSWRRSPLALYTAQYMPFDRLGFGLDATPPSLGLTPDLDRAMVELRTRHREHQPQQLPQILWKRLSILATSTFFGWRIVLVPFAIVGLMLLPAVGWFAFGTGVLLVLAYLSYAHEASWTAYYVEAMPAMAFVVALGVAEVLRRMTRAPAVHPAVAAAGALVLLIAGSDDVRWARQFSAHRQAPVRRFQQAVASAGATGGLIFVSYRDGDDPHLSLVRNVADPKTAEVITVHALDETTNRTVMRSMPTRTTWRYTVATGELQRWTP
- a CDS encoding class I SAM-dependent methyltransferase produces the protein MIPDGVDSLERIVPAQLASDDVTGRATLALHLERYAWAVQQVPHGLTLDLACGVGYGSVMLATRDADSFVIAADIAASALEEARRSYRHARVAHVRGDGAGWCRPGRFAAIVSLETVEHVDDPHGLLRDFARLLREDGVLVTSVPVTPSVDANPHHRTDFTEASLLALGRAVGLEPVAMLRQVQPYSPIAVVSRTERRTRDLRPSLLQYYLHHPTAAWRRLWATLRHGFTNHYLTVAWTKRGPHSP
- a CDS encoding fused MFS/spermidine synthase, producing MTADRPTRTVPLLYGLFLLSGAAGLCYESVWSRYLGLFVGHAAYAQVLVLAIFLGGMSLGAALISRRARTIARPLMAYAAMEAIAGLIGLGFHDLFNAVTGAAYQELLPALASGPMRTAATWSIAALLILPQSILLGTTFPLMSAAVLRLAPAAPGRVLGWLYFTNSLGAAIGVLIAGFVLVERTGLPGVLAAAATANLVVALVAFILARRAVDAADGAEAPAPIAAGASASQRRLLLWAAGLTAFASFCYEIDWIRMLSLVLGSATHSFELMLSAFILGLALGAFWIRRRSDGSADPFVQLGTIQIVMGVLAVATLPLYAASFPAMALLLTTVSRSAAGYVAFSFVRYLLCLVIMLPATFCAGMTLPLLTRALIARGEGEAAIGRVYAVNTLGSIVGVIAASLLLLPLLGLKGLAVVAGMLDIGVGMALLRASPAGTRALRGGALALVAVVVVGVVTPLDRTVLVSGVFRGSSLAVARSVTLPFYADGRTATVSLSESPDGFRVLATNGKADASLSAFAREACTDSTVRRRIEGDQVTQLLLGMIPLAYHPQGGRAAVIGLGSGVTSHILLAAPALTEVVTVEIEPKMLEAAQFFRPANRRTFDAARSTIVLEDAKAYFASSNRKWDLIVSEPSNPWVSGVSGLFTVEFYRRIRGQLAPNGVFAQWLQTYELDDDLVLSVLAAVHEVFPDYRVHQVGAGDLVLVASAEGPLPAPDWTSVLALPALGRDLCHYVPLDPGVLDATLLADRRLLAPAVALVGQPNSDYYPTLDLQAERRRFERRAAVGMMALGDDWLNATHALTRTAIAPREAEVLTMLGMRRESAQWRRTWQRRNAPPPADAPGFLHDLRYDALGWEAVLAHDMPPADWRPWLAQFQRVVQTREGGTAGWVDTTLAAEAMGFAVRHEAPSEVLAVLAFRRAVQGWDDVGALRAAGRLIAPNVHTLEWIGGDELHDGAVIAALRLGDRAEVVAWDRRTAPFAQRASSDFRSRLLSGWIRASAGPASSTPP
- a CDS encoding prepilin-type N-terminal cleavage/methylation domain-containing protein, which encodes MLSTNKKGFTLIELLIVVVIIGILAAIAIPKFAATKDKAKLASVKTDLRNIMTAEEAYFSDASAGYTSTLATTIFAPSAGNTFTVTGSASSYTATVTNASITVNPKSCTVTVGGSAATDGQISC
- a CDS encoding prepilin-type N-terminal cleavage/methylation domain-containing protein, with protein sequence MLLGWRRQRDGFTLIELLIVVVIIGLLAAIAIPKFAATKERAYVAKMRSDLRNLATSQEAYFADFRAYYGGSVPSSQLVYNPSPGVSVSLVVGTTGWGATSTVVGTAKTCALYFGDGGPLGPATVEGLVACDS
- a CDS encoding prepilin-type N-terminal cleavage/methylation domain-containing protein, encoding MTRRGVTLIELLLVLCLLGIVGVTVTAMVLGASRVAARATAHLAAERTAVVSASFLRHTLADGVWRDVTVAVDSIGLGRPVGEAALCAASGAQLWLRRSSWSGDRAPDPTRDQLRSWPDSGTAAVDEAIMGVTGDLCPDGAPAWRLLRGTGAAVGWWVRVVEPTTVRRYRVGSSEWLGLSDGGAPVQPFAGPLVAGASRFARIGGALQVDLVTVAGSSGLSLPLGSRP